Proteins co-encoded in one Euwallacea fornicatus isolate EFF26 chromosome 34, ASM4011564v1, whole genome shotgun sequence genomic window:
- the Srp14 gene encoding signal recognition particle 14 kDa protein, giving the protein MVLLESDAFLSELSKMFQKARLDGSVTMTFKRYDGIDRPGNPREGKPPLPEVTEHLCLIRAKFRSKKLATVVHQKDVNKFQVAYSSLLKGNLDGLKKLKKPKTKTKVES; this is encoded by the exons atggTGCTACTAGAAAGCGATGCT tttttgtcagAGTTATCAAAGATGTTCCAGAAAGCCAGATTGGATGGGTCTGTTACAATGACTTTTAAGAGAT ATGATGGAATCGACCGCCCAGGCAACCCTAGGGAAGGAAAACCACCTCTACCAGAGGTTACTGAACATTTGTGTTTGATACGAGCCAAATTCAGATCAAAGAAACTTGCTACTGTCGTGCACCAGAAGGATGTCAATAAATTCCAAGTTGCTTATAGTAGTTTGTTAAAAGGGAACTTAGATGGATTGAAGAAGTTGAAGAAACCAAAAACCAAAACGAAAGTGGAATCTTGA
- the Rpp21 gene encoding uncharacterized protein Rpp21 → MDFPKKCAGKESLQRVNYLLQLANQLSMENPSSHIASLQYTNLAVSISKKAVQRLDTDIKRDLCKRCRSILVAGVTCKIRIKKKKIIKRCLKCTQAKIFNTRMKDFRPWSQKEESVIQLLDYTPKESPPIISDKLIASDKKNN, encoded by the exons ATGGACTTTCCAAAGAAATGTGCTGGTAAAGAGAGCCTTCAGAgggttaattatttattgcag ttAGCCAACCAACTATCGATGGAAAATCCATCAAGCCATATAGCATCTTTGCAATACACCAATTTAGCCGTCAGTATTTCAAAGAAAGCCGTTCAAAGATT gGACACGGATATTAAAAGGGACTTATGTAAAAGATGTAGATCGATTCTTGTAGCAGGAGTTACTtgtaaaattagaataaagaaaaagaaaatcattaAACGTTGTTTGAAGTGTACGCAggccaaaatttttaatacgaGAATGAAGGACTTCCGTCCTTGGAGTCAGAAAGAGGAGAGTGTAATTCAGTTGTTGGATTACACACCCAAAGAATCACCACCAATAATTAGTGATAAACTAATTgcaagtgataaaaaaaataactaa
- the PheRS-m gene encoding probable phenylalanine--tRNA ligase, mitochondrial — protein sequence MICRKCMHATFQRFSSNLKIAPKDIKVLNNSYHRDDYTNITDRIAFHVGRNLHLKDYHPINLVQQRINNYFYKSFTNPRGNPIFSIYNNLSPIVNVNQNFDSLLIPKEHPSRRKSDCYYINREYLLRAHMTAHQSSLLLTGLNNFIMIGDVYRRDEIDRTHYPVFHQLDAVRLCTKDELFPNDTKLQLFELGNNTDSFGGQEKQACHTLEAAKLMEHELKNTLEGLAKHLFGEVKFRWVDTYFPFTQPSWELEVFYNDEWLELLGCGIMRQPILTNSGLTNKIGWAFGIGLERIAMCLYKIPDIRLFWSNDSGFLNQFKVEDINQNIIYKPVSLYPKCINDLSFWVPEDVDFSSNDFYDLVRTEGGDLIEQVQLIDNFTHPKTKKNSQCYRITYRHMEKTLTQDEVNVIHNKIEEAASLKLGIIIR from the coding sequence ATGATATGCCGAAAATGTATGCACGCCACTTTTCAAAGATTCTCTTCTAATCTTAAGATCGCGCCAAAAGACattaaagtattaaataaCTCCTATCATAGAGACGATTATACAAATATAACTGATCGGATTGCATTTCATGTCGGTAGAAACTTACATTTGAAGGACTACCATCCCATAAACCTTGTGCAGCAGCGgattaataattacttttataAGTCGTTCACTAATCCTAGAGGAAATcccatattttcaatatacaacAACTTGTCACCAATAGTCAATGTTAACCAGAATTTCGACAGCCTTTTGATACCTAAGGAGCATCCTTCCAGACGTAAAAGTGAttgttattatataaataGAGAGTATCTGCTTCGAGCACACATGACTGCACACCAGTCTTCATTGCTCCTCACAGGtctaaataatttcataatgaTTGGAGATGTTTATCGGAGGGATGAAATTGACAGAACTCACTATCCAGTCTTCCACCAATTAGATGCAGTAAGGTTGTGTACTAAAGATGAGTTATTTCCGAATGACACTAAGCTGCAACTATTTGAATTGGGAAATAATACAGATAGTTTTGGAGGTCAAGAAAAACAAGCTTGCCATACTCTAGAAGCTGCAAAGCTGATGGAACAtgagttaaaaaatactttggaAGGACTAGCAAAGCATTTGTTTGGTGAAGTAAAGTTCCGTTGGGTGGAtacttattttccttttacaCAACCTTCTTGGGAACTTGAAGTATTTTATAATGATGAATGGCTGGAGTTATTGGGCTGTGGCATTATGAGACAACCAATTCTTACTAATTCAGGACTCACTAATAAAATTGGATGGGCTTTTGGAATTGGCCTTGAACGAATTGCAATGTGTTTGTATAAGATTCCTGACATAAGGTTGTTTTGGTCTAATGATTCAGGATTTTTAAACCAATTCAAAGTTGAAGATATAAaccaaaatattatatataagcCAGTTTCACTTTATCCCAAGTGTATAAATGATTTGAGTTTTTGGGTGCCAGAGGATGTAGATTTTTCCAGTAATGACTTTTATGATTTAGTGAGAACTGAAGGTGGGGATCTAATTGAGCAAGTTCAGTTGATTGATAACTTTACTcatccaaaaacaaaaaaaaatagccaaTGTTATAGAATTACTTATCGGCATATGGAGAAAACTTTGACCCAAGATGAGGTGAACGTCATACATAACAAAATTGAGGAAGCTGCCTCTTTAAAGCTGGGCATAATTATTCGATGA
- the Rrp46 gene encoding exosome complex component RRP46, which produces MEVDLPNIPSLKCKLGLLSRSDGSAFFVEGESAVIASVHGPVEVKMKKMLIDKASIECCYRPKAESGVQDRYRESVIKNICETAIAAVLYPRAAVILNIQEMQDRGQLVSCAINATCMACLDSGIAMKFIFGAVSVYLNKAEEFTFSPPISENDLKATFVFVFNNTSGKIVASHTEGSFTAEQFKEALSLCKKQSIGVFQFIKMSLLAIDK; this is translated from the exons ATGGAGGTGGACCTTCCGAATATACCTTCCCTAAAGTGTAAACTTGGTCTACTATCTAGATCAGACGGATCAGCTTTTTTTGTTGAAG GCGAATCTGCAGTAATTGCATCAGTTCATGGACCAGTTgaagttaaaatgaaaaaaatgttaatagacAAAGCCAGTATTGAATGTTGCTATCGGCCTAAGGCTGAATCgg GGGTTCAAGACAGATACAGGGAGTCtgtgataaaaaatatctgtGAAACTGCCATAGCAGCAGTTTTATATCCTAGAGCTGCCGTTATATTAAACATACAGGAAATGCAGGATCGAGGACAG ttggTGTCATGTGCTATAAATGCGACATGTATGGCTTGCCTCGATTCAGGTATTGCCATGAAATTCATATTTGGAGCAGTTtcagtgtatttaaataaggcTGAGGAATTTACTTTTTCCCCGCCGATAAgcgaaaatgatttaaaagcaACATTTGTTTTCGTATTTAACAATACTAGCGGAAAAATAGTTGCCTCACATACAGAAGGGAGTTTTACCGCTGAACAATTTAAAGAGGCACTTTCCTTGTGCAAAAAACAAAGTATAGgtgtatttcaatttattaagatGTCTTTGTTGGCCATTGATAAAtag
- the LOC136348646 gene encoding death-associated protein 1 gives MPNSKEECVLKAGHPPAVKAGGMRITQHKTRRDSSGISEDTTGLTVSGSPPKAITVSGAVVKGHSDFPPEAVQSFHKEKPPVVHVNKGTSHIIQQPKK, from the exons ATGCCTAATTCAAAAGAGGAATGTGTGTTAAAGGCAGGGCATCCACCTGcag taaaagcGGGTGGCATGAGGATTACCCAGCACAAAACACGTAGAGATTCAAGTGGAATATCTGAAGACACAACAGGCTTGACTGTTTCTGGAAGTCCACCAAAAGCTATTACAGTTTCTGGAGCTGTGGTCAAAGGCCACTCCGACTTTCCTCCAGAAGCAGTGCAAAGTTTCCATAAAGAAAAACCTCCAGTGGTCCATGTGAACAAAGGAACTAGTCATATAATTCAACAACCTAAAAAATAG